Proteins encoded in a region of the Raphanus sativus cultivar WK10039 unplaced genomic scaffold, ASM80110v3 Scaffold0407, whole genome shotgun sequence genome:
- the LOC130502055 gene encoding uncharacterized protein LOC130502055 isoform X2, whose amino-acid sequence MVQHAAPSPAAAPHLPHDFPDIPEPHVAPGVMTVAQLVQQPGRDHLPYLTLYPREPGQTWFDRSHNGISAWINRMMYSDLKKGYATFTVMPRDEQELWFRQFAQEFNWHPDNTTFIRNAFIHKCMDSYSGQIYEWKQKWLADKVPKWINMTTWEELCVHWDKDSTKQVSNTNSANRKSDRGGKGMYKHNLGAQSIPTLADKMAQENEGEPVGDFPLYKRIHTNKTTGQIDDGLAQEVVSLVDSMTQDEEARLSQIQADLDLDATSTESTALSQVRINELLESAIPKKKGRLVGLGRRSKSVPPTSQVPVDPTLMDQLKDKDERIRQLEEKMAAQERAREADRRRSEKMMAAFMRQFPDQNFDVDEDE is encoded by the exons ATGGTTCAGCATGCGGCTCCTTCTCCCGCTGCGGCCCCTCATCTTCCTCACGACTTCCCAGACATTCCCGAGCCTCATGTCGCTCCAGGAGTGATGACTGTTGCACAGCTGGTGCAACAGCCAGGTCGTGACCATCTCCCTTATCTCACTCTGTATCCTAGGGAACCCGGTCAGACTTG GTTCGACCGATCCCATAACGGGATCAGCGCTTGGATCAACAGGATGATGTATTCCGACCTCAAGAAGGGATACGCAACCTTCACAGTGATGCCGAGGGATGAGCAGGAGCTCTGGTTTCGTCAGTTTGCT CAAGAGTTCAACTGGCATCCGGATAACACGACGTTCATCCGCAACGCCTTCATCCACAAATGTATGGATTCATATTCCGGGCAAATATATGAATGGAAGCAGAAGTGGCTAGCGGATAag gtcccaaagtggatcaacatgaCCACTTGGGAGGAGTTGTGTGTCCATTGGGACAAGGACTCGACGAAGCAGGTCTCTAACACCAACTCCGCCAACCGCAAGAGCGATCGTGGCGGGAAGGGCATGTACAAGCACAATTTGGGTGCTCAGTCTATTCCCACTCTCGCAGACAAGATG GCGCAAGAAAATGAAGGTGAGCCCGTGGGTGATTTCCCTTTGTACAAGAGGATCCACACCAACAAGACCACGGGCCAGATTGATGACGGTCTTGCGCAGGAGGTTGTCTCCCTGGTGGACAGTATGACACAAGACGAGGAGGCCCGTCTCTCCCAGATCCAGGCCGATCTCGATCTTGACGCCACATCTACTGAGTCCACTGCCCTCTCTCAAGTCCGAATCAACGAGCTTCTTGAATCG gcgattccaaagaagaagggacGTTTGGTCGGTTTGGGTCGTCGATCCAAATCGGTTCCTCCTACGTCTCAGGTGCCAGTTGATCCTACTCTGATGGATCAACTGAAGGATAAGGATGAACGCATCCGTCAGTTGGAGGAGAAGATGGCGGCTCAAGAGAGAGCTAGAGAGGCAGACAGGAGGCGGAGTGAGAAGATGATGGCGGCCTTCATGAGGCAATTCCCGGACCAGAACTTCGACGTCGACGAGGACGAGTAG
- the LOC130502055 gene encoding uncharacterized protein LOC130502055 isoform X1 → MDSSDQSARARSRRAPPRGRATSTTPSDSRVSSSRSRGSSSSSQSPRPAMVQHAAPSPAAAPHLPHDFPDIPEPHVAPGVMTVAQLVQQPGRDHLPYLTLYPREPGQTWFDRSHNGISAWINRMMYSDLKKGYATFTVMPRDEQELWFRQFAQEFNWHPDNTTFIRNAFIHKCMDSYSGQIYEWKQKWLADKVPKWINMTTWEELCVHWDKDSTKQVSNTNSANRKSDRGGKGMYKHNLGAQSIPTLADKMAQENEGEPVGDFPLYKRIHTNKTTGQIDDGLAQEVVSLVDSMTQDEEARLSQIQADLDLDATSTESTALSQVRINELLESAIPKKKGRLVGLGRRSKSVPPTSQVPVDPTLMDQLKDKDERIRQLEEKMAAQERAREADRRRSEKMMAAFMRQFPDQNFDVDEDE, encoded by the exons AT ggATTCTAGTGACCAGAGTGCGAGGGCTCGATCTCGTCGGGCCCCACCGCGAGGCCGCGCTACTTCGACGACCCCTTCGGATTCTCGGGTTTCGTCTAGCCGGTCTCGGGGTTCGTCATCCTCATCGCAGAGCCCCCGTCCCGCTATGGTTCAGCATGCGGCTCCTTCTCCCGCTGCGGCCCCTCATCTTCCTCACGACTTCCCAGACATTCCCGAGCCTCATGTCGCTCCAGGAGTGATGACTGTTGCACAGCTGGTGCAACAGCCAGGTCGTGACCATCTCCCTTATCTCACTCTGTATCCTAGGGAACCCGGTCAGACTTG GTTCGACCGATCCCATAACGGGATCAGCGCTTGGATCAACAGGATGATGTATTCCGACCTCAAGAAGGGATACGCAACCTTCACAGTGATGCCGAGGGATGAGCAGGAGCTCTGGTTTCGTCAGTTTGCT CAAGAGTTCAACTGGCATCCGGATAACACGACGTTCATCCGCAACGCCTTCATCCACAAATGTATGGATTCATATTCCGGGCAAATATATGAATGGAAGCAGAAGTGGCTAGCGGATAag gtcccaaagtggatcaacatgaCCACTTGGGAGGAGTTGTGTGTCCATTGGGACAAGGACTCGACGAAGCAGGTCTCTAACACCAACTCCGCCAACCGCAAGAGCGATCGTGGCGGGAAGGGCATGTACAAGCACAATTTGGGTGCTCAGTCTATTCCCACTCTCGCAGACAAGATG GCGCAAGAAAATGAAGGTGAGCCCGTGGGTGATTTCCCTTTGTACAAGAGGATCCACACCAACAAGACCACGGGCCAGATTGATGACGGTCTTGCGCAGGAGGTTGTCTCCCTGGTGGACAGTATGACACAAGACGAGGAGGCCCGTCTCTCCCAGATCCAGGCCGATCTCGATCTTGACGCCACATCTACTGAGTCCACTGCCCTCTCTCAAGTCCGAATCAACGAGCTTCTTGAATCG gcgattccaaagaagaagggacGTTTGGTCGGTTTGGGTCGTCGATCCAAATCGGTTCCTCCTACGTCTCAGGTGCCAGTTGATCCTACTCTGATGGATCAACTGAAGGATAAGGATGAACGCATCCGTCAGTTGGAGGAGAAGATGGCGGCTCAAGAGAGAGCTAGAGAGGCAGACAGGAGGCGGAGTGAGAAGATGATGGCGGCCTTCATGAGGCAATTCCCGGACCAGAACTTCGACGTCGACGAGGACGAGTAG
- the LOC130502056 gene encoding uncharacterized protein LOC130502056: MVGLRCTVFYCDWYDNTPDRGVRTDAFGVTSVHSRRKLPYYDPFILASQADQVCYIKYPRVTNRDDPWVTVTALNPRSRVQGSSELEDPLQPNTSGNLSAAGDVAAVDLVIDFTDFGDEAVVHVEDEPEIGEFHQDPDSDSSGGDDGDSGSEDEPEIGE; encoded by the exons ATGGTTGGATTGCGGTGCACAGTTTTCTATTGTGACTGGTACGACAACACTCCGGATCGAGGTGTCAGAACAGATGCATTTGGTGTCACATCAGTACATTCGAGGCGAAAACTGCcatattatgatcctttcattcttgcttctcaggccgatcag gtttgttatatcaaATACCCCCGGGTTACGaacagagatgatccatgggtTACTGTTACAGCACTCAACCCGAGAAGCCGAGTTCAAGGAAGTTCTGAGTTGGAAGACCCACTCCAACCAAACACATCCGGCAACTTAAGTGCAGCAGGAGATGTAGCTGCAGTTGATCTTGTTATCGATTTCACCGATTTTGGAGACGAAGCCGTTGTTCACGTCGAAGATGAACCAGAGattggagagtttcaccaagatccagattcagattcatctgGTGGTGATGATGGTGACTCGGGTTCAGAGGATGAACCAGAGATTGGAGAgtag